From a region of the Megalops cyprinoides isolate fMegCyp1 chromosome 13, fMegCyp1.pri, whole genome shotgun sequence genome:
- the nudt21 gene encoding cleavage and polyadenylation specificity factor subunit 5: MSVVPPNRSSTGWPRGVNQFGNKYISPPAKPLTLERTINLYPLTNYTFGTKEPLYEKDSSVAARFQRMREEFEKIGMRRTVEGVLIVHEHRLPHVLLLQLGTTFFKLPGGELNPGEDEVEGLKRLMTEILGRQDGVKQDWVIDDCIGNWWRPNFEPPQYPYIPAHITKPKEHKKLFLVQLQEKALFAVPKNYKLVAAPLFELYDNAPGYGPIISSLPQLLSRFNFIYN, from the exons ATGTCTGTTGTACCTCCCAACCGATCGTCAACCGGTTGGCCCCGTGGAGTCAACCAATTCGGGAACAAATACATTAGCCCACCGGCCAAACCGCTCACCCTGGAGAGAACCATTAACCT GTACCCGCTAACCAACTACACGTTCGGCACCAAGGAGCCGCTGTACGAGAAGGACAGCTCGGTCGCCGCGCGCTTCCAGCGGATGCGCGAGGAGTTCGAGAAGATCGGCATGCGGCGGACGGTGGAGGGGGTCCTCATCGTGCACGAGCACAGGCTGCCGcacgtgctgctgctgcagctcggGACCACCTTCTTCAAGCT TCCCGGAGGCGAGCTGAACCCAGGAGAGGATGAAGTGGAAGGTTTGAAGCGTTTGATGACGGAG ATTTTGGGCCGCCAGGATGGAGTGAAGCAAGACTGGGTGATTGATGACTGTATTGGGAACTGGTGGCGACCCAATTTTGAGCCCCCtcag taCCCCTACATTCCAGCCCATATAACTAAACCCAAAGAACATAAAAAGCTGTTCCTAGTTCAGCTTCAGGAGAAAG CGCTGTTTGCTGTCCCTAAGAATTACAAGCTGGTGGCAGCCCCCCTGTTTGAGCTGTACGACAACGCCCCTGGATACGGACCAATCATATCCAGCCTCCCACAGCTGCTGAGCAG GTTCAACTTCATTTATAACTGA
- the LOC118788217 gene encoding leukotriene B4 receptor 1-like gives MSLLNTSNSSSNSTPSWNADPVAPSVVLGLCWLVGVPSNIAVVVVIARNFKRENFTLKLMLNLAVSDLLCLITLPVWIYSLLYGWSFGPAVCKFVSYLLYCSSCTSLLTVTLMSVQRYLTVLYPQCWARLRVTGERVLLVALWGLAGVISCPSFMLRNVGIEEDYRKVECIRNYRSDMQEVAILLLETLLGFVLPFSILVTSYFCLHKKVNQTAFFSSQRMTKLVTSIVVTFFIFWFPLHVINMVDISITLLKTSHPDTYESLKSFRRASGDVSQALVLINSCINPFLYAFASRSLRSNAQQTEEKKAATQTSNV, from the coding sequence ATGTCGCTGCTTAACACCTCCAACTCCAGCTCAAACTCCACCCCCTCCTGGAACGCTGACCCTGTGGCCCCCAGCGTGGTCCTGGGACTGTGCTGGCTGGTTGGCGTCCCCAGCAACATCGCGGTAGTCGTGGTGATCGCCCGCAACTTCAAGAGGGAGAACTTCACCCTGAAGCTGATGCTGAACCTGGCGGTCTCTGACCTCTTGTGCCTCATCACACTCCCAGTGTGGATCTACTCTCTGCTCTATGGCTGGAGCTTTGGTCCTGCTGTCTGCAAGTTCGTCTCATACCTGCTCTACTGCAGCTCATGCACAAGCCTTCTGACAGTCACCCTAATGAGTGTGCAGCGCTACCTGACAGTGCTATACCCCCAGTGCTGGGCCAGACTGCGTGTGACGGGCGAGAGGGTGCTGCTGGTCGCCCTGTGGGGGCTGGCGGGTGTCATCTCCTGCCCATCTTTCATGCTTCGGAACGTGGGGATTGAGGAAGATTACAGGAAAGTCGAGTGTATAAGGAACTACAGGTCAGACATGCAGGAAGTAGCCATCTTGCTCCTGGAGACTCTGCTGGGGTTTGTCCTTCCTTTCTCCATCCTGGTCACCTCTTACTTCTGCCTCCACAAGAAGGTGAACCAAACCGCTTTCTTCAGCAGCCAGAGGATGACCAAGCTGGTGACCAGCATCGTGGTcaccttcttcatcttctgGTTCCCTCTTCATGTCATAAATATGGTGGACATCTCCATCACCTTGCTGAAAACATCTCATCCGGATACATATGAGAGCCTGAAGAGCTTTAGGAGGGCCAGCGGGGACGTCTCACAGGCTTTAGTTTTAATCAACAGCTGTATTAACCCCTTCCTGTACGCCTTCGCCTCACGAAGCTTACGCTCCAATGCACAGCAGACGGAGGAGAAGAAGGCTGCGACTCAGACGAGCAATGTGTGA
- the LOC118788218 gene encoding leukotriene B4 receptor 1-like codes for MSLLNTSNSSSNSTPSWNADPVAPSVVLGLCCLVGVPSNIAVVVVIARSFKRENFTLKMMLNLAVSDLLCLIILPVWIYSLLYGWSFGPAVCKFISYLVYCSLYASVLTVTLMSVQRYLTVLYTQCWARLHVTGERVLLVALWGLAGVLSCPAFAVRDVVAENRQFHCHRKYRSDTEQVTTLLLETLLGFVLPFSILVTSYFCLHKKVNQTAFFSSQRMTKLVTTIVVTFFIFWIPVHVINILGISAVFLKSKTLENFCKTSWVITSALSIINSCINPFLYAFASRSLRSNAQQTEEKKAATQTSNV; via the coding sequence ATGTCGCTGCTTAACACCTCCAACTCCAGCTCAAACTCCACCCCCTCCTGGAACGCTGACCCTGTGGCCCCCAGCGTGGTCCTGGGACTGTGCTGTCTGGTTGGCGTCCCCAGCAACATCGCGGTAGTCGTGGTGATCGCCCGCAGCTTCAAGAGGGAGAACTTCACTCTGAAGATGATGCTGAACCTGGCAGTCTCTGACCTCTTGTGCCTCATCATACTCCCAGTGTGGATCTACTCTCTGCTCTATGGCTGGAGCTTTGGTCCTGCTGTCTGCAAGTTCATCTCTTATCTTGTCTATTGCAGTTTGTACGCCAGTGTGCTGACAGTCACCCTAATGAGTGTGCAGCGCTACCTGACAGTGCTGTACACCCAGTGCTGGGCCAGACTGCATGTGACGGGCGAAAGGGTGCTGCTGGTCGCCCTGTGGGGGCTGGCGGGTGTTCTCTCCTGCCCAGCCTTTGCAGTTCGAGACGTGGTGGCAGAAAATAGACAATTCCATTGCCACAGGAAATACAGGTCAGACACGGAGCAGGTAACCACCTTGCTCCTGGAGACTCTGCTGGGGTTTGTCCTTCCTTTCTCCATTCTGGTCACCTCTTACTTCTGCCTCCACAAGAAGGTGAACCAAACCGCTTTCTTCAGCAGCCAGAGGATGACCAAGCTGGTGACCACCATCGTGGTGACCTTCTTCATCTTCTGGATTCCTGTTCATGTCATCAACATCCTGGGTATTTCTGCAGTCTTCCTGAAATCCAAAACTCTGGAAAACTTCTGCAAGACCAGTTGGGTCATTacctctgctctctccatcaTCAACAGCTGTATTAACCCCTTCCTGTACGCCTTCGCCTCACGAAGCTTACGCTCCAATGCACAGCAGACGGAGGAGAAGAAGGCTGCGACTCAGACGAGCAATGTGTGA
- the LOC118787688 gene encoding leukotriene B4 receptor 1-like: MQHLNSSSSNSTIFWNADHVAPSVVLGLCWLIGVPGNIAVVVVIARNFKRENFTLKLMLNLAVSDLLCLIPLPVLIHFLLHGWPPVPPLCKFLSYLLYCSLYASVLTVTLMSVQRYLTVLYTQCWARLRGTGERVLLVALWGLACLFASPNIPTRDIVNKRNLMRCQRRCTDELKVTVLLLETLLGFVLPFSILVTSYFCLHKKVNQTAFFSSQRMTKLVTSIVVTFFIFWIPVHVINMVDISITLLKTSHPDTYESLKSFRRASGDVSKALVFINSCINPFLYAFASRSLRSNAQQTEEKKAATQTSNV, translated from the coding sequence ATGCAGCATCTCAACTCCTCCAGCTCAAACTCCACCATCTTCTGGAACGCTGACCATGTGGCCCCCAGCGTGGTCCTGGGACTGTGCTGGCTCATTGGTGTTCCCGGCAACATCGCAGTAGTCGTGGTGATCGCCCGCAACTTCAAGAGGGAGAACTTCACCCTGAAGCTGATGCTGAACCTGGCGGTCTCTGACCTCTTGTGCCTCATCCCTCTCCCTGTGCTGATACATTTCCTCCTGCATGGTTGGCCCCCTGTCCCGCCTCTCTGCAAGTTCCTCTCGTACCTGCTCTACTGCAGTTTGTACGCCAGTGTGCTGACAGTCACCCTGATGAGTGTGCAGCGCTACCTGACAGTGCTGTACACCCAGTGCTGGGCCAGACTGCGTGGGACGGGCGAGAGGGTGCTGCTGGTCGCCTTGTGGGGGCTGGCATGTCTCTTCGCCTCCCCTAACATCCCAACACGGGATATTGTGAATAAGAGAAATCTGATGAGGTGTCAGAGAAGGTGTACAGACGAGCTGAAAGTGACAGTCCTTCTGCTGGAGACTCTGCTGGGGTTTGTCCTTCCTTTCTCCATCCTGGTCACCTCTTACTTCTGCCTCCACAAGAAGGTCAACCAAACCGCTTTCTTCAGCAGCCAGAGGATGACCAAGCTGGTGACCAGCATCGTGGTcaccttcttcatcttctgGATTCCTGTTCATGTCATAAATATGGTGGACATCTCCATCACCTTGCTGAAAACATCTCATCCGGATACATATGAGAGCCTGAAGAGCTTTAGGAGGGCCAGCGGGGACGTCTCAAAGGCTTTAGTTTTCATCAACAGCTGTATTAACCCCTTCCTGTACGCCTTCGCCTCACGAAGCTTACGCTCCAATGCACAGCAGACGGAGGAGAAGAAGGCTGCGACTCAGACGAGCAATGTGTGA